The stretch of DNA GACCGACGAGGCGGTGGACGACCTGTTCCACGCACTGGCCGACGCGACCCGCCGCGACATCCTTCGCCGCTCCGTCGGGGGCGAGCCCTCGGTGTCGCGGCTGGCCGAGGCCTACCCGATGAGCTTCGCCGCGGTTCAGAAGCATGTCGCGGTGCTGGAGCGGGCCGGCCTGGTCACCAAGGAGCGCCGCGGGCGGGAGCAGATCGTGCGCAGCGACCACGACGCAGTGCGCCGGGCGCGGCACGCCCTCGACCAACTCGAGGCGGCGTGGCGCGGGCGGGTGGATCGGATGTCCTCCCTGCTCGAGGAGATCCCCGACCCGGACGACCCAACGACAGGAGGAGGAGACAGATGACCGTCACCAGCGTCGACAAGGACTTCGACACCCTCACCCTCACCTTGATCGCGGACTTCGACGCCTCGGCCGAGCGGGTGTGGGAGCTGTGGGCCGATCCCCGCCAGCTGGAACGCTGGTGGGGGCCACCCACCCACCCGGCGACCTTCGAGCGGCACGATCTGACCCCGGGCGGCGGCGTCGCCTACTTCATGACCGGCCCGGACGGCGAGCGGTACGGAGGCTGGTGGCAGGTGACGTCGGCCGACCCGCCGAAGTCGCTCGAGTTCACCGACGGCTTCGCCGACCAGAACGGAGCCCCGAACCCCGATCTGCCGACCACCGCGGTCCGGATGCAGCTCACCGAGCACGACGGGGGCACCCGTATGGAGTTGCGCTCGGTCTTCGACTCCCGAGAGCAGATGGAACAGCTGGACGAGATGGGCATGGAAGAGGGCCTGAAGCAGGCGGTCGGCCAGATGGACGCCCTGCTCGCCGCCTGACAGCACCGCGAGGCCGCACGGGCCGGCAGCGCTCCTCTCAATCCGGAAGGAGCGGGACCCGCATGCCTTCGCGGCGACCGAGCAGCACACCCCTCGTGATGGCCTTCGATCCGAACTTGTCGCGCACGTCGTCGAGCGTGGCGTCCATCGCCGGTCCCGCCGAGCGGTCGAACGGCAGGGCGAGCTGGATCGCTCCATCGTCGTGGAGCTGGGTGAAGCTCACCCCGATCAGCGTGATGCCCCGTTCCCGGATCGTCGGCATGGCCGCCGCGAGCAGGGCCCTCCCGACCGAGAGGATCGTCTCGGTGTCGGCCGTGGCTTCGGGCATCGTGTGCGAGCGCGTCGCCCGGGTGAGATCGTCGAACCGCAGGCGCAGGGTGACCGTGCGGCAGACGCGGTGTGCCGCGCGCAGCCGGCGCGTCAGCCGATCGATCAGCGCGAGCAGGTCGGCGTCGAGCGACTCGGGTGACCGGGGTCGGCGGCCGAGCGCCCGCTGGG from Actinomycetota bacterium encodes:
- a CDS encoding metalloregulator ArsR/SmtB family transcription factor; the encoded protein is TDEAVDDLFHALADATRRDILRRSVGGEPSVSRLAEAYPMSFAAVQKHVAVLERAGLVTKERRGREQIVRSDHDAVRRARHALDQLEAAWRGRVDRMSSLLEEIPDPDDPTTGGGDR
- a CDS encoding SRPBCC domain-containing protein codes for the protein MTVTSVDKDFDTLTLTLIADFDASAERVWELWADPRQLERWWGPPTHPATFERHDLTPGGGVAYFMTGPDGERYGGWWQVTSADPPKSLEFTDGFADQNGAPNPDLPTTAVRMQLTEHDGGTRMELRSVFDSREQMEQLDEMGMEEGLKQAVGQMDALLAA